Genomic window (Bacillus pumilus):
GTGCACGTGTATGCACAAATGAACGCCCCTCTCTGCCCTTTGCAGAAGGGGCTTTTTATTTGTCAAAAAGAGGTGTAAAAGATGGAACAAAAAGCAGTCATTCTTGATGAGCAGGCGATCAGACGAGCGCTTACCCGAATTGCACATGAAATGATCGAGCGCAACAAAGGGATGAAGGATGTCATCCTTGCCGGGATCAAGACAAGAGGTATTCATCTTGCAAAGCGCCTTGCAGAGCGCATTGAGCAAATTGAAGGAAATCCAGTCACTGTAGGTGAACTTGATATTACGCTATACCGTGATGACCTGACAAAAAAGACAGACAACCAAGACCCGCTTGTAAAGGGTGCAGACATTCCAGCTGACATTAATGAGAAAACACTGATCGTCGTTGACGATGTCCTGTTTACAGGTAGAACCGTCAGAGCGGCAATGGATGCCCTTGTGGATGTAGGAAGACCATCCTCCATTCAGCTTGCTGTTCTCGTCGACCGAGGACACCGGGAGCTACCGATTCGAGCGGATTATATCGGGAAGAACATTCCGACATCAAAAGCAGAGACAGTCATGGTTCAGCTGAATGAAGTAGATCAAAACGACCTTGTCGCTATATATGAAAAATAACCTTTTTAAATGCATTCCAGAGAGTTTGCAAAGAGGGCAATAACAGAGACACCGAGCACACGGCTAACGTGACGTGCACGGTTTTTCTAGGCCTCTTTGCGCTTACTCGCAAAGAGGCTTTTTTAATGAAAAAGGACACATCTAGGAGGAAAATCATGAGTCAGCAAAAAGCCAATTTAGGCATTCGAGATATCCCAAAACCGTTCACATGGCTATCACTTAGCCTTCAGCATTTGTTTGCCATGTTCGGTGCAACCATTCTTGTACCAAAAATCATTGATATGAGTCCAGCCGTCGCGCTCATCTCAAGTGGTGTTGGAACCATTGTTTACTTAATTATCACAAGAGGACAAATTCCGGCGTATCTTGGATCGTCCTTTGCCTTTATCGCCCCCATACTAAATGTGAAAGCAACAGGCGGCCCTGGAGCCGCAATGGTCGGTGCATTCATGGCGGGTGTCGCTTATGCACTCATTGCACTATTTATTAAATGGCTCGGCACAGGGTGGCTGATGAAACTTCTGCCGCCGGTCGTCGTAGGGCCAGTCATTATGGTCATTGGTCTCGGACTCGCTGGAACAGCTGTCAATATGGCGATGTATGTTGATCCAAATGCAACCGAGCTTGTTTACAGTCTGAAGCACTTAATGGTTGCTGGCTTCACACTGGCTGTCACCATTATCAGTATGATTTTCCTAAGAGGATTCCTTAGCTTGATCCCAGTACTCATCGGAATTATCAGCGGCTATCTCTTTGCCTTAACACAAGGGATTGTAAACTTCCAGCCGGTCATTGATGCAAAATGGTTTGCTGTACCAGACTTCGTCGTACCATTTGCCGATTACACACCTGCTGTCACTTTAAGCATTCTCACCGTAATGGTGCCGGTTGCCTTTGTGACAATGTCTGAGCACATCGGCCACCAAGTGGTGTTAAGTAAAGTTGTAGGGCAAGATTTTATTAAAAAACCAGGTCTTCATCGCTCCATTTTAGGAGACAGTGCAGCGACGATCTTCGCTTCACTCATTGGCGGACCACCAACCACAACGTATGGAGAAAACATTGGCGTACTTGCCATCACAAGAGTGTTCAGTATCTTCGTCATCGGCGGAGCCGCAGTCTTTGCGATCTGCTTCGGCTTTGTCGGAAAAATTTCAGCATTAATCAGTACAGTACCGTCTGCAGTCATGGGGGGCGTTTCGTTCCTGCTCTTTGGGATCATTGCTTCAAGCGGTCTGAGAATCCTGATTGATCATAAAGTGAATTTTGAAGAAAAACGTAATCTCATTATCGCTTCAGTCATCTTAGTCATCGGAATTGGCGGAGCATTCATTGAGGTGAAACAAATCAACCTCACACTATCTGGAATGGCACTTGCAGCCATTACAGGCGTCCTGCTAAACCTGATCCTGCCGCATCAAAAATCGGACGATGACGAGTCAAATGAATCGAATACAGAAAACCTTTTAAAAGAAGTCCAGTGAGGCTGACAAGGGTTCTAAAATGAGCAGAATGCACGAACGTGCCGCTGCTTCTTTTGGAGAACCCTAAGCTGCCGAGGCTTAGGGTTTTTTTGAACCTGAAAGTGATGAAAAACTAGAGGGGGAAGAAAAAATGAATGATCTATCGACAATGAGCAGCTTATCTAAAGAAGAGATTTTACAGCTAATTGAAGAAGCAACGGCTCTCAAACAGGGGAAGCAAGAGCTTGGTTTAGCGGGAGAATTTGTAGCAAATCTCTTCTTTGAACCAAGCACAAGAACACGATTTAGCTTCGAAGTCGCCGAAAAGAAACTGGGGATGAATGTACTGAGCTTAGATGCGGCAAGCACCTCCGTTCAAAAAGGCGAAACCCTATACGATACGGTAAAAACGCTTGAATCCATCGGTGTGAAAGCTTGTGTGATCAGAGACAGCACCGATGAATATTACAACGAGCTAATCGGGAAAGTTGGGATTCCCATCATCAATGCTGGAGATGGCTGCGGGCAGCACCCGACCCAATCACTGCTTGACCTAATGACCATCTATGAAGAGTTTGGCGGCTTTGAGGGCTTAACGATTTCGATACATGGAGACATCAAGCATAGCAGGGTGGCAAGGTCGAATGCTGAAGTACTCTCAAGGCTCGGAGCGACAGTCCTTTTCTCAGGGCCTGCTTCCTTCCAAGATGAGCAAAACCCTCACGGAACGTATGTCCAAGTAGACGAAGCCATTAGACAATCTGATGTGGTGATGCTGCTTAGAATTCAGCATGAACGGCATGCTGAAAAAATGGGCAGTGAAGATTACTTATCGACTTATGGATTAACAGTAAACAGGGCAAACAACATGAAAAAACGAGCCATTATCATGCATCCAGCACCAGTAAACAGAGGTGTGGAGATAGATGATTCTTTAGTAGAATCCAAGCAGTCACGAATTTTTAAGCAAATGGAAAATGGCGTTTATGTCCGAATGGCCGTATTAAAAAGAGCTTTTCAAAATAGCAGACTACATCAAAAAGGGAGAGATTCTGTCTATGTCATATCTCATTAAAAACGGTTTTATCTTAACAAGCACAGGCGAAAAAGTGCAGCAGGATATTAGGGTAGAAGGAAAAGTGATTCAAGCAATTGGTCACTTAGAAAGAGAAGACGGAGAAGAGGTTATTGATGCTAAAGGACTATTTGTGTCACCAGGCTTGATTGATCTGCATGTGCATTTAAGAGAGCCAGGCGGAGAGAAAAAGGAAACGATTGAAACAGGCTCTAAAGCAGCTGCAAGAGGTGGGTATACGACGATTGCAGCTATGCCAAATACACGCCCAGTTCCAGATACAAAAGAGCAAATGGAATGGCTCATGAATCGAATTGAAGAGACCTCTTCTGTGAGAGTACTACCATACGCTTCTATCACAATTAGACAGATAGGGGAAGAGATGACGGACTTTGCAGCACTAAAAGAAGCAGGCGCCTTCGCCTTTACAGATGACGGAGTCGGCATCCAAACAGCAGGCATGATGTACGAAGCGATGAAAAAGGCAGCAAGTCTTGATCAAGCCATTGTCGCGCACTGTGAAGATAACTCGCTCATTTACGGCGGGTGCGTTCATGAAGGGGAATTTTCAAAAGCAAATGAATTAAACGGAATACCGTCCATTTGTGAATCGGTGCATATTGCAAGAGATGTTCTTTTAGCAGAAGCAGCGAATTGTCATTATCATGTATGTCATATCAGTACGAAAGAATCTGTGCGAGTCGTTCGCGATGCAAAAAAAGCTGGTATCCGTGTGACGGCTGAGGTATCACCGCATCACCTGCTTTTATGTGATGCAGATATCCCAGGGCTTGATACGAACTTTAAAATGAATCCGCCGCTTAGAGGAAAAGAGGATCGCGAGGCACTGATCGAGGGACTTTTAGATGGAACGATTGATTTCATTGCAACAGATCATGCCCCGCATACAGAAGAAGAAAAGAACGAAACGATGCAGCGAGCACCTTTTGGGATTGTCGGGCTTGAAACAGCGTTCCCGCTTCTGTATACACGATTTGTTAAAACAGGCGAATGGACATTAAAAGAACTCGTTGATTATATGACGATCAAGCCAGCAGAAGCCTTCTCCCTTCCATATGGAAAACTGGAAGAAGGGCAAACGGCGGATATCACACTCATTGATTTAAACAAAGAAATGGCAATCGATAAAAAAAGCTTCTTATCAAAAGGGCAAAATACACCGTTTGACAAATTGACTGTATCAGGATGGCCGGTCATGACACTTGCATCTGGGAAAGTCGTGTATGAAGAGGGGAGACTAGTAAAATGAAGAGACGCTTAGTGCTAGAAAACGGAACAGTATTCGAAGGAACAGGCTTTGGCAGCTTAGATTCGTCAGTCGGAGAAGTTGTCTTTAATACAGGAATGACAGGCTATCAAGAAATTTTGTCTGATCCATCATACTGCGGACAAATTGTCACGCTTACTTATCCGCTTATCGGCAACTACGGGATTAACCGTGATGATTTTGAATCGATCACACCCTTTGTAAAAGGGCTGATCGTGAAGGAGCTTTGTGAAAAACCTTCAAACTGGCGCTCTTCATACTCACTCGATGAATATTTGAAAATGAAAAATATTCCAGGTCTTAGCGGAATCGATACACGTAAGCTGACGAGAATGATTCGAAGCGCAGGGACTTTAAGAGGGGCGTTTGCAGGACCGGATGAACAAGTGGAAGAGGTAGTTCGCCGCCTTCAAACAATGCAGCTGCCAACTGATCAAGTGAGTCAAGTTTCTGTGAAAAATGCGTATCCAAGCCCAGGAAGAGGAAAAAGAATTGTCCTTGTTGATTTCGGCATGAAACACGGCATTTTGCGCGAGCTGAACAAACGTGACTGTGATGTCATCGTGGTGCCATACAATATCACAGCAGATGAAGTACTGCAATTAAAGCCTGATGGGATCATGCTTTCAAACGGCCCTGGGGATCCTGTTGATGTACCAGAAGCAGTTGAGATGATTCAGCAATTGATTGGAAAGGTTCCGCTCTTTGGCATTTGCCTTGGACATCAATTATTCGCTCTTGCGTGCGGTGCAAGTACTGAAAAAATGAAATTCGGTCATAGAGGCTCAAATCACCCAGTGAAAGAGCTAGCAACCGGCAAGGTGACACTAACATCTCAAAACCACGGCTACACAGTTAGTACCATTAACGAGGACGTGCTTGAAGTCACACATATCGCACTAAATGACAATACAATTGAAGGATTAAAGCATAAAGAAGCACCAGCATTCACTGTCCAGTACCACCCAGAAGCATCACCAGGTCCAGAAGATGCAAACTACTTATTCGACCAGTTCATGGACATGATTCATACAACTGAGAAAGAAGGGGAAGAAGTATGCCAAAACGTGTAGATATCAAAAAGATTTTAGTCATCGGATCAGGTCCAATCATCATCGGTCAGGCAGCGGAGTTTGACTATGCAGGCACACAGGCTTGCTTAGCGCTAAAAGAAGAGGGCTATGAAGTTGTTCTTGTGAATTCCAATCCGGCGACCATCATGACAGATACAGAAATGGCCGATAAGGTATACATCGAACCACTGACACCAGAATTTTTAACACGAATCATTCGAAAAGAACGTCCTGATGCGATTTTACCAACACTTGGCGGACAAACTGGGCTTAATCTTGCTGTTGAATTATCAGACCTTGGCGTATTAGCTGAATGCGGCGTTGAAGTATTAGGAACAAAGCTGTCAGCTATTCAAAAAGCAGAGGACAGAGATTTATTCCGTAATTTAATGAATGAACTAAATGAGCCAGTGCCGGAAAGTGAAATCATCCATAACCTAGAAGAAGCAATGGCGTTTACGAATCAAATCGGTTTCCCTGTCATTGTGAGACCAGCTTATACATTAGGCGGAACAGGTGGCGGAATTTGTACAAATGAGCAAGAATTAAAAGAAATCGTCGAAAACGGTTTGAAGCTGAGCCCAGTCACACAATGTTTGCTTGAAAAAAGTATTGCAGGCTTTAAAGAAATTGAATATGAAGTCATGCGTGATAGCGGTGACCATGCGATCGTTGTTTGTAACATGGAGAACTTTGATCCAGTTGGTATCCACACAGGTGACAGTATCGTTGTGGCGCCAAGCCAAACGTTAAGTGACCGTGAATACCAGCTGCTTCGTAATGTGTCGCTCAAGCTGATCAGAGCACTTGGCATTGAAGGCGGATGTAACGTACAGCTGGCAATTGACCCAGACAGCTTTCAATACTATATCATCGAAGTAAACCCGCGCGTGAGTCGTTCTTCAGCTCTTGCGTCGAAAGCAACGGGTTATCCAATCGCAAAACTTGCAGCGAAAATTGCTGTCGGCTTAACACTTGATGAAATGATGAACCCAGTCACAGGTAAAACCTATGCTGCCTTCGAGCCGGCACTTGACTATATTGTGTCTAAAATTCCGCGCTGGCCGTTTGATAAATTCGAATCTGCCAACAGACGTCTTGGCACGCAAATGAAAGCAACTGGTGAAGTGATGGCGATCGGCCGTACATTAGAAGAGTCACTTCTAAAGGCTGTCCGTTCACTTGAAGCGGACGTGCATCACATTGAATTAAAAGACGAAGCAGACATCACAAACGAAGTGCTTGAAAAGCGGATTATCAAAGCAGGAGATGAGCGTCTGTTTTATATCGCTGAGGCGCTTAGAAGAGGCTATACGGTTGAACAAATACATGAATTCTCAAAAATTGATTACTTCTTCCTTCATAAACTGGAAGGCATCATTACATTTGAAAAAACATTAAAAGAAAACAAAGGCAATACAGACGTACTAAAAGAAGCGAAAGAAAAAGGCTTCTCAGACATCTATATTAGCCGCGAGTGGAAGATGAACGAAGCGGATGTTTACAAGCTGAGACAAGAAGCAGGCATTGTACCTGTCTACAAAATGGTGGATACATGTGCAGCAGAATTTGAATCCGAGACGCCATATTTCTACAGCACGTATGAAGATGAAAATGAATCAGAACGGACAGATAAGAAAAGTGTCATCGTGTTAGGATCGGGACCTATCCGAATCGGACAAGGCGTTGAATTTGATTATGCGACGGTTCATTCTGTGTGGGCAATTAAACAAGCAGGCTATGAAGCAATCATTATTAACAACAACCCTGAAACGGTCTCAACAGACTTTAGTATTTCAGACAAGCTCTACTTTGAACCACTCACTGTAGAAGATGTGATGCACATCATCGATCTTGAGCAGCCTGAAGGAGTCGTCGTTCAATTCGGCGGACAAACGGCAATCAACCTAGCAGATGAATTATCAAATAGAGGGGTGAAGATTCTCGGCACTTCTCTTGAAGACCTAGACCGCGCAGAAAACCGGGACAAGTTTGAACAAACATTAGAAACACTCGGCGTGCCGCAGCCTAAAGGAAAAACAGCTACGTCTGTGCCTGAGGCTGTAGCGATTGCTAATCAGATCGGCTACCCAGTTCTTGTCCGTCCTTCCTACGTATTAGGCGGCCGTGCAATGGAAATCGTTTATCAAGAAGAAGAGCTTCTTCACTACATGGAGAATGCAGTGAAAGTCAATCCGCAGCACCCAGTGTTAATTGACAAGTATTTAACAGGAAAAGAAATCGAAGTAGATGCCGTATCTGATGGGGAAACGGTCGTGATTCCAGGCATTATGGAACATATTGAAAGAGCCGGGGTTCACTCTGGTGACTCGATTGCGGTGTATCCGCCGCAAACATTGTCTGAGGAGATCAAAGCGAAGATCGCAGAATACACGATTAAGCTCGCAAAAGGACTCAACATTATTGGGCTGCTAAACATTCAATTTGTCCTCTCAAAGGGTGAAGTGTACGTACTTGAAGTGAATCCGCGTTCAAGCCGGACAGTTCCTTTCTTAAGTAAAATCACGGGCATCCCGATGGCCAACCTAGCGACAAAAGTCATTTTAGGTGAAAAACTTAAAAACTATGGCTACGAGGAAGGACTTCACACAGAGCAAGAAGGTGTCTACGTCAAAGTTCCAGTCTTCTCTTTTGCAAAACTAAGAAGAGTCGATATTACACTAGGACCTGAAATGAAATCAACAGGTGAAGTCATGGGGAAAGATGTCACAATCGAAAAAGCTCTTTACAAAGGATTAATTGCATCAGGCATTCAAATTCCTAATGACGGAACAGTTCTGCTAACAGTGGCTGATAAAGATAAAGAAGAAGGACTTGAGATTGCAAGAAGGTTCCATTCAATCGGCTATCATATTTTAGCGACAGAAGGAACAGCGAATTACTTAAAACAAGCCTCCATCCCATCAAGTGTTGTTGGCAAAATAGGAGAAGAAGGCAAAAACCTTCTCGATGTCATTCGAAACGGGGAAGCCCAGTTTGTCATCAACACTCTGACAAAAGGAAAACAGCCAGCAAGAGACGGCTTTAGAATCAGACGTGAAGCTGTTGAAAATGGTGTGGCATGCCTCACGTCACTAGATACAGCAGAAGCCATTTTAAGAGTGCTGGAAAGCATGACATTTAGAGCGGACGAAATGCCAGAAGTGAAAACGAATGCTGAGGTGACAGTAACGATATGAAAAAAGCATACTTGACGGTCGTCTCAAACCGAGAGATCGCTGATCATATTTACGAAATGACATTAAAAGGTGACCTTGTGGACTCCTTTCAAACGGCTGGACAATTTCTTCATATCAAGGTCAGTGAATCCATGACACCGCTGCTGAGAAGACCGATCAGTATTGCAAACATTCATGCCGAGAAACAAGAAGCGACCATCATTTACCGCGCAGAGGGAGAGGGCACAAAGCTCCTTTCCCAAAAGCGGGAGGGAGCGTCTGTCGATGTATTAGGACCGCTCGGAAACGGATACGACCCTACAGTAGTTCAGTCAGGTCAGACAGCATTACTAGTCGGTGGTGGAATTGGTGTGCCGCCTCTATATGAACTGTCCAAGCGTTTAACGAAAAAAGGTGTCACCGTCAAGCATGTCCTCGGATTTCAATCGAAAAAGGA
Coding sequences:
- a CDS encoding carbamoyl phosphate synthase small subunit; this translates as MKRRLVLENGTVFEGTGFGSLDSSVGEVVFNTGMTGYQEILSDPSYCGQIVTLTYPLIGNYGINRDDFESITPFVKGLIVKELCEKPSNWRSSYSLDEYLKMKNIPGLSGIDTRKLTRMIRSAGTLRGAFAGPDEQVEEVVRRLQTMQLPTDQVSQVSVKNAYPSPGRGKRIVLVDFGMKHGILRELNKRDCDVIVVPYNITADEVLQLKPDGIMLSNGPGDPVDVPEAVEMIQQLIGKVPLFGICLGHQLFALACGASTEKMKFGHRGSNHPVKELATGKVTLTSQNHGYTVSTINEDVLEVTHIALNDNTIEGLKHKEAPAFTVQYHPEASPGPEDANYLFDQFMDMIHTTEKEGEEVCQNV
- a CDS encoding aspartate carbamoyltransferase catalytic subunit codes for the protein MNDLSTMSSLSKEEILQLIEEATALKQGKQELGLAGEFVANLFFEPSTRTRFSFEVAEKKLGMNVLSLDAASTSVQKGETLYDTVKTLESIGVKACVIRDSTDEYYNELIGKVGIPIINAGDGCGQHPTQSLLDLMTIYEEFGGFEGLTISIHGDIKHSRVARSNAEVLSRLGATVLFSGPASFQDEQNPHGTYVQVDEAIRQSDVVMLLRIQHERHAEKMGSEDYLSTYGLTVNRANNMKKRAIIMHPAPVNRGVEIDDSLVESKQSRIFKQMENGVYVRMAVLKRAFQNSRLHQKGRDSVYVISH
- a CDS encoding uracil-xanthine permease family protein, which produces MSQQKANLGIRDIPKPFTWLSLSLQHLFAMFGATILVPKIIDMSPAVALISSGVGTIVYLIITRGQIPAYLGSSFAFIAPILNVKATGGPGAAMVGAFMAGVAYALIALFIKWLGTGWLMKLLPPVVVGPVIMVIGLGLAGTAVNMAMYVDPNATELVYSLKHLMVAGFTLAVTIISMIFLRGFLSLIPVLIGIISGYLFALTQGIVNFQPVIDAKWFAVPDFVVPFADYTPAVTLSILTVMVPVAFVTMSEHIGHQVVLSKVVGQDFIKKPGLHRSILGDSAATIFASLIGGPPTTTYGENIGVLAITRVFSIFVIGGAAVFAICFGFVGKISALISTVPSAVMGGVSFLLFGIIASSGLRILIDHKVNFEEKRNLIIASVILVIGIGGAFIEVKQINLTLSGMALAAITGVLLNLILPHQKSDDDESNESNTENLLKEVQ
- a CDS encoding dihydroorotase, with product MSYLIKNGFILTSTGEKVQQDIRVEGKVIQAIGHLEREDGEEVIDAKGLFVSPGLIDLHVHLREPGGEKKETIETGSKAAARGGYTTIAAMPNTRPVPDTKEQMEWLMNRIEETSSVRVLPYASITIRQIGEEMTDFAALKEAGAFAFTDDGVGIQTAGMMYEAMKKAASLDQAIVAHCEDNSLIYGGCVHEGEFSKANELNGIPSICESVHIARDVLLAEAANCHYHVCHISTKESVRVVRDAKKAGIRVTAEVSPHHLLLCDADIPGLDTNFKMNPPLRGKEDREALIEGLLDGTIDFIATDHAPHTEEEKNETMQRAPFGIVGLETAFPLLYTRFVKTGEWTLKELVDYMTIKPAEAFSLPYGKLEEGQTADITLIDLNKEMAIDKKSFLSKGQNTPFDKLTVSGWPVMTLASGKVVYEEGRLVK
- a CDS encoding dihydroorotate dehydrogenase electron transfer subunit, whose amino-acid sequence is MKKAYLTVVSNREIADHIYEMTLKGDLVDSFQTAGQFLHIKVSESMTPLLRRPISIANIHAEKQEATIIYRAEGEGTKLLSQKREGASVDVLGPLGNGYDPTVVQSGQTALLVGGGIGVPPLYELSKRLTKKGVTVKHVLGFQSKKDVFYEEKFQALGDTFIATVDGTYGSKGFVTSVIEENNLSFDVMLSCGPTPMLKALKDSYPDKPVYISMEERMGCGIGACFACVCHTDQHEKPYVKVCLDGPVFKAEEVALSC
- the pyrR gene encoding bifunctional pyr operon transcriptional regulator/uracil phosphoribosyltransferase PyrR, whose translation is MEQKAVILDEQAIRRALTRIAHEMIERNKGMKDVILAGIKTRGIHLAKRLAERIEQIEGNPVTVGELDITLYRDDLTKKTDNQDPLVKGADIPADINEKTLIVVDDVLFTGRTVRAAMDALVDVGRPSSIQLAVLVDRGHRELPIRADYIGKNIPTSKAETVMVQLNEVDQNDLVAIYEK
- the carB gene encoding carbamoyl-phosphate synthase (glutamine-hydrolyzing) large subunit, translating into MPKRVDIKKILVIGSGPIIIGQAAEFDYAGTQACLALKEEGYEVVLVNSNPATIMTDTEMADKVYIEPLTPEFLTRIIRKERPDAILPTLGGQTGLNLAVELSDLGVLAECGVEVLGTKLSAIQKAEDRDLFRNLMNELNEPVPESEIIHNLEEAMAFTNQIGFPVIVRPAYTLGGTGGGICTNEQELKEIVENGLKLSPVTQCLLEKSIAGFKEIEYEVMRDSGDHAIVVCNMENFDPVGIHTGDSIVVAPSQTLSDREYQLLRNVSLKLIRALGIEGGCNVQLAIDPDSFQYYIIEVNPRVSRSSALASKATGYPIAKLAAKIAVGLTLDEMMNPVTGKTYAAFEPALDYIVSKIPRWPFDKFESANRRLGTQMKATGEVMAIGRTLEESLLKAVRSLEADVHHIELKDEADITNEVLEKRIIKAGDERLFYIAEALRRGYTVEQIHEFSKIDYFFLHKLEGIITFEKTLKENKGNTDVLKEAKEKGFSDIYISREWKMNEADVYKLRQEAGIVPVYKMVDTCAAEFESETPYFYSTYEDENESERTDKKSVIVLGSGPIRIGQGVEFDYATVHSVWAIKQAGYEAIIINNNPETVSTDFSISDKLYFEPLTVEDVMHIIDLEQPEGVVVQFGGQTAINLADELSNRGVKILGTSLEDLDRAENRDKFEQTLETLGVPQPKGKTATSVPEAVAIANQIGYPVLVRPSYVLGGRAMEIVYQEEELLHYMENAVKVNPQHPVLIDKYLTGKEIEVDAVSDGETVVIPGIMEHIERAGVHSGDSIAVYPPQTLSEEIKAKIAEYTIKLAKGLNIIGLLNIQFVLSKGEVYVLEVNPRSSRTVPFLSKITGIPMANLATKVILGEKLKNYGYEEGLHTEQEGVYVKVPVFSFAKLRRVDITLGPEMKSTGEVMGKDVTIEKALYKGLIASGIQIPNDGTVLLTVADKDKEEGLEIARRFHSIGYHILATEGTANYLKQASIPSSVVGKIGEEGKNLLDVIRNGEAQFVINTLTKGKQPARDGFRIRREAVENGVACLTSLDTAEAILRVLESMTFRADEMPEVKTNAEVTVTI